In a single window of the bacterium genome:
- a CDS encoding sulfatase-like hydrolase/transferase, with protein MQKAVSLWKILNRDITVGIIFSLSIGFFDLLATTIFKPARFASFSLMLTPLIASILIAFLVYLVLSLLLHLFDSDQRIGPLNIPLAAFLASLAVILQEKRLISRALRPSQEIMMLGIAFILSFFVAFAAHQLMRKAFESERKRWIEATLFALPVLICEMWLITWRQIYHGEPLFSSSSILLNGFLILCCALSWLGFYRTNFRAKVRIVRLLAVLTICSPLLGGLQIDQASASAQSTSDHLKIRHVMLITIDTLRADTLAAYGGTGISTTEMDQLASGSTVFSSTYAVSPWTLPSAASLLTGHSPLTHQALERESRLPENLPTLAEYMQNAGYKTEAIGDNVYLARNNFSKGFDEFNIYPKSTDRTLGTFFLNFLFPRTFRPEAQTSDLTDMAIDWLKGHHSDPFFLWLHYFDPHIPYSPPASYLPTDVDSNIANRFDRLTHIRAGHLFPSSEEKKWIQSLYLAEVRYVDDQIGKIVNEMKELGIYDETLLILTSDHGEEFWEHGGFEHGHSHFEELLRVPLIVKLPGSKLRGVRIDTVVSGESVTPTILDLCGIPYHDEYLSRRSLFQQLSGEHPASQWNSDPIIVAGTLYYEPRISVIFNGLKYTRLLVSGNEQTFNLREDPHERQTTHDRSVLETARQLLSEKSETADRIRQRLGLKKETTPLNEETEKQLKALGYLQ; from the coding sequence ATGCAGAAAGCTGTTTCTCTCTGGAAAATCCTGAACCGGGATATCACGGTCGGGATCATTTTCAGCCTTTCGATCGGTTTCTTTGATTTGCTGGCTACTACCATTTTCAAGCCAGCACGATTCGCTTCCTTCAGCTTAATGCTGACTCCGCTGATCGCATCAATCTTAATTGCATTTTTGGTGTATCTCGTTTTATCGCTTTTACTTCACTTGTTCGATTCCGATCAAAGGATCGGCCCTTTGAATATCCCGCTTGCCGCCTTTCTTGCAAGCCTTGCGGTGATCTTGCAAGAGAAGCGTTTAATTTCGCGTGCTCTCAGACCCTCTCAGGAAATTATGATGCTGGGAATCGCGTTCATTTTGTCTTTTTTCGTTGCTTTTGCAGCGCATCAACTTATGCGAAAGGCGTTTGAATCAGAAAGGAAAAGGTGGATTGAAGCGACGTTATTTGCGCTTCCTGTGCTGATTTGTGAAATGTGGTTGATCACGTGGAGGCAGATCTATCACGGAGAGCCTTTGTTTTCGTCAAGCTCAATTCTATTAAATGGTTTCTTGATCCTTTGCTGCGCTTTGAGCTGGCTCGGCTTTTATCGAACAAACTTTCGTGCCAAGGTCCGGATAGTTCGACTCCTGGCGGTTCTCACCATTTGCAGCCCGTTGTTGGGTGGGCTTCAGATAGATCAGGCTTCGGCATCGGCGCAGTCAACATCGGATCATCTGAAAATCCGGCATGTGATGTTGATCACCATCGACACGCTTCGCGCGGACACATTAGCGGCTTATGGAGGAACCGGGATTTCCACAACAGAGATGGATCAACTTGCGAGTGGCAGCACCGTTTTTTCCTCGACATATGCAGTTTCCCCGTGGACGCTTCCGTCTGCTGCATCTCTGTTGACCGGACATTCTCCTCTGACGCACCAAGCACTCGAGCGCGAATCACGGCTACCAGAAAATCTTCCAACTCTGGCCGAATACATGCAAAACGCGGGATACAAAACAGAAGCGATCGGAGATAACGTTTATCTTGCGAGAAACAATTTTTCCAAAGGGTTCGATGAATTCAATATCTACCCGAAAAGCACAGATCGAACCCTGGGGACTTTCTTCCTGAACTTTCTTTTCCCGCGAACCTTTCGCCCGGAAGCGCAAACCAGCGATCTTACTGACATGGCAATTGATTGGTTAAAAGGACATCACAGCGATCCTTTTTTTCTCTGGCTCCATTATTTCGACCCCCATATTCCATATTCACCTCCTGCTTCGTACTTGCCCACCGATGTTGATTCCAACATCGCGAACCGTTTCGACCGCCTGACACATATCAGAGCGGGTCATCTTTTTCCGTCTTCGGAAGAAAAGAAATGGATCCAAAGCTTGTACCTGGCTGAAGTCCGTTACGTCGATGATCAGATTGGTAAAATCGTAAACGAAATGAAGGAGCTTGGAATTTACGACGAAACACTTTTGATTTTAACTTCTGATCACGGAGAAGAATTCTGGGAGCATGGCGGATTTGAGCATGGGCACAGTCACTTTGAAGAGCTCCTCCGCGTCCCGCTAATCGTGAAACTTCCAGGCTCCAAACTGCGCGGAGTTCGCATAGATACGGTCGTTTCAGGGGAAAGCGTCACTCCTACGATTTTGGATCTGTGCGGTATTCCTTATCATGATGAGTATCTGTCGCGGAGATCCCTCTTCCAGCAGTTGAGCGGAGAGCATCCCGCATCTCAATGGAATTCTGATCCGATTATTGTTGCCGGAACCCTATATTACGAACCTCGCATATCTGTGATCTTCAACGGACTGAAATATACCAGGCTTCTGGTCAGCGGGAATGAGCAAACATTTAACCTTCGTGAGGATCCACACGAAAGACAAACGACTCATGATCGCTCCGTGCTGGAGACAGCACGCCAATTATTGTCTGAAAAATCGGAAACAGCGGACAGGATCAGGCAGCGCCTTGGCTTGAAAAAAGAGACCACACCTCTGAACGAAGAAACGGAAAAACAGCTTAAGGCTCTGGGCTATTTGCAATAA
- a CDS encoding DUF2029 domain-containing protein produces the protein MVSQSHLLKKMQIFWEKYGNRILRMAVVLLAIAATFRLLHESLRLVIWDLSTLGGPNDLRNFQNAMKGLFAGQPIYKELGTSPYPPASYAIFWPFLGWLDLSKARLLWAITLVAVLAWLIVLIIRESKATSHTERILAALFLLSMNGTGVTIGNGQLGLHILPALVTALLLIQHKDLSIQNQFFASLLVLFALAKPTISVPFLWILLFAPHGKRILFLTSIAYLAITWLALSFQPQPAIAVFESWFHRASIVALERGYGNLHAFLSSINLDSWMAPASLFVFGLFGLWVYFHRKVEIWLVIGITALVARFWSYHRYYDDVLIILPMISLFRIAKSSGLGNRRRDARATFVAGFLLSMIAFFNLARLHNISKLRFELITSTNVILWMLTTAFLLYLAQRQKVEAKLVSS, from the coding sequence ATGGTTAGTCAGTCCCATCTTTTAAAGAAGATGCAAATTTTCTGGGAGAAGTACGGGAACAGGATCCTTCGAATGGCTGTTGTGTTGCTTGCGATTGCCGCCACATTCCGGTTGTTGCACGAGTCTCTTCGGCTGGTGATTTGGGATTTGTCTACACTGGGTGGTCCCAACGATTTACGAAATTTCCAAAACGCCATGAAAGGCCTATTTGCCGGACAACCCATCTACAAAGAACTCGGCACGTCTCCCTATCCGCCGGCAAGTTATGCGATCTTCTGGCCTTTCTTGGGCTGGCTGGACTTATCAAAAGCACGATTGCTTTGGGCAATCACCCTTGTAGCCGTTCTAGCCTGGTTGATCGTTCTGATCATACGCGAAAGCAAGGCAACTAGTCACACGGAACGGATCCTGGCGGCTCTGTTTCTGTTATCAATGAACGGTACGGGAGTTACGATCGGAAACGGGCAACTCGGACTTCACATCTTGCCAGCACTGGTCACTGCCCTTCTCCTGATTCAACACAAAGACTTATCAATCCAAAATCAATTCTTCGCGTCTTTACTTGTACTGTTTGCTCTGGCTAAGCCAACGATTTCTGTTCCATTCCTGTGGATCCTGCTTTTTGCACCGCATGGGAAGCGAATTCTTTTTCTGACCTCCATCGCTTATCTTGCGATCACCTGGCTGGCACTCTCGTTTCAACCTCAGCCGGCGATTGCTGTTTTCGAAAGCTGGTTTCATCGGGCTTCAATTGTGGCTCTCGAAAGAGGATACGGTAACCTTCACGCTTTTCTTAGCTCCATCAACCTGGATTCCTGGATGGCTCCGGCTTCCCTGTTTGTTTTCGGGTTGTTCGGGCTCTGGGTTTATTTCCACCGCAAGGTGGAAATATGGTTGGTCATAGGAATCACAGCTCTCGTTGCAAGGTTCTGGTCGTATCATCGATACTATGACGATGTGTTGATCATCTTACCGATGATTTCTTTATTCAGGATCGCAAAGTCTTCCGGACTGGGAAATCGCAGGCGAGACGCCCGCGCTACATTTGTTGCCGGATTTCTGCTTTCCATGATTGCCTTTTTCAACTTAGCCCGGCTGCACAACATCTCAAAACTACGATTTGAGCTGATTACCTCAACAAACGTAATTTTGTGGATGCTGACGACTGCTTTTCTTCTATATCTTGCCCAACGGCAAAAAGTAGAAGCCAAATTGGTTTCATCTTGA
- a CDS encoding GMC family oxidoreductase: MKMLNQDSYDAIIIGAGPNGEWMAKGLSEGGLRVLVLDAGPLMKERDFARTPKDGILQRAGFFLGKHRRIAAAAVLNTATSRFYVDERQNPYTHPGDKPFRWFRGRQVGGRGHTWGRLALRYAPVDFRTTAEDGATWPICYEDLEPYYGQVEEFLLLEGRKDSIESLPDGKYVREHELTPTEQRFKEAVQKKWPHRPVIPVRVLGYPHGPVSPMLQSALNTGRAVLRPSMVVDRILTESKAGRATGVSCIEISTDKRMHFYSEIVVCCASTIETIRLLLNSNGLGNSSGLLGCYLMDHINVWLSGSTSESSHIKPNWFNLSSDMGIYLPRIRRREFSDGGFIGTYGVQGSLGRAGKFWSMGANCEMLPRRENRVTLDPNVKDKWGVPAAHIQCKFSENEFALREDAVQAMREMAQEAGFSTSRDFVPLPLRMLSAFVHATGLINDGPVPGAAIHESGGVRMGQTPKDSILNKHNQMWEIPNLFVVDSSCFPAISFQHPTLTTMALALRACNYILSSKFKTK, from the coding sequence ATGAAGATGCTGAATCAAGATTCATATGATGCCATTATCATTGGCGCGGGGCCAAACGGCGAATGGATGGCCAAAGGTCTGTCAGAAGGCGGGCTTCGTGTTCTGGTTCTTGATGCTGGCCCATTGATGAAAGAACGCGATTTTGCGCGTACTCCAAAGGATGGGATCCTGCAACGTGCGGGTTTCTTTTTGGGCAAGCATCGTCGCATCGCAGCCGCCGCGGTGTTGAATACGGCAACGAGCCGGTTCTATGTGGATGAACGACAGAATCCATATACGCATCCGGGTGACAAGCCGTTTCGATGGTTCCGGGGGAGACAGGTAGGAGGGCGCGGACACACATGGGGACGCCTTGCACTGCGGTACGCTCCCGTAGACTTTCGAACCACAGCAGAGGATGGGGCGACGTGGCCCATTTGTTATGAAGACCTCGAACCGTATTACGGTCAAGTGGAGGAATTTCTGCTGCTGGAAGGGCGGAAAGACTCTATTGAGAGTTTACCCGACGGCAAATATGTCAGAGAGCATGAGCTAACGCCAACGGAGCAACGATTCAAGGAAGCAGTTCAGAAGAAATGGCCCCATAGACCGGTGATTCCTGTTCGCGTGCTGGGTTATCCGCATGGCCCGGTCTCTCCAATGCTGCAGAGCGCGTTGAATACAGGACGCGCAGTATTGAGACCATCCATGGTTGTGGATCGTATCCTTACAGAGTCCAAGGCAGGGCGAGCCACCGGCGTCTCATGTATAGAAATTTCAACCGATAAACGCATGCATTTCTATAGTGAGATCGTTGTCTGTTGCGCATCAACGATTGAAACAATCAGACTCCTTTTAAATTCCAATGGTCTTGGAAATTCATCAGGACTTCTTGGTTGTTATCTGATGGACCATATCAATGTTTGGCTTTCAGGATCGACTTCCGAAAGCAGTCACATCAAACCGAATTGGTTTAATCTGTCCTCTGACATGGGAATCTATCTGCCACGAATCCGTAGACGGGAATTTAGCGATGGAGGTTTCATCGGCACATACGGAGTGCAAGGTTCGCTGGGGCGTGCTGGAAAATTCTGGTCTATGGGGGCAAACTGTGAAATGTTACCCAGAAGGGAAAACCGTGTGACCCTGGATCCGAACGTAAAAGACAAATGGGGAGTTCCGGCTGCTCATATTCAATGCAAGTTTTCCGAAAATGAATTTGCTTTGCGCGAAGATGCTGTTCAAGCAATGAGAGAAATGGCACAGGAAGCAGGCTTCTCCACTTCCCGCGATTTCGTTCCTCTGCCGCTTCGTATGCTTTCGGCCTTCGTGCACGCTACAGGGTTGATCAACGACGGACCAGTTCCGGGAGCCGCTATTCATGAGAGTGGCGGCGTCCGAATGGGGCAAACTCCCAAAGACTCAATTCTCAACAAGCACAATCAAATGTGGGAAATCCCTAATCTCTTTGTCGTGGATTCTTCTTGTTTTCCGGCAATCAGTTTCCAACACCCCACTCTTACCACCATGGCACTTGCATTGCGCGCATGCAATTACATCTTAAGCTCGAAATTCAAAACAAAGTAG
- a CDS encoding transposase has product MYSRARGYLPHIIQQRSIYFVTFRLADSLPASILFQYKEEAAREFPTFPKKASYRYQEAVQKYLDASYGQCWLKDTQIASIVSNAIRYFNHQRYELLAWTIMPNHVHVIFRLMGEFSVSSILHSWKSFSARKGNRLLARSGEFWQREYFDILVASERQLEFFLRYVLNNPVKAGLCREIFQWPWTGCSEEMQAIARRFFL; this is encoded by the coding sequence ATGTACTCCCGCGCCCGCGGTTATTTACCTCACATTATTCAGCAACGGTCGATTTACTTCGTAACCTTTCGACTTGCGGATAGTCTTCCTGCATCGATACTCTTTCAATACAAAGAAGAAGCGGCTCGTGAATTCCCAACTTTTCCCAAGAAAGCTAGTTATCGTTACCAGGAAGCCGTTCAAAAATACCTGGACGCCTCCTACGGTCAATGTTGGTTGAAAGATACCCAAATTGCATCGATCGTTAGCAACGCAATCAGATATTTCAACCATCAACGTTATGAACTACTTGCGTGGACCATCATGCCCAATCATGTTCACGTCATTTTCAGATTGATGGGAGAGTTTTCGGTAAGTTCCATTCTTCACAGCTGGAAGAGTTTCAGTGCAAGAAAAGGAAATCGTTTGCTAGCTAGAAGCGGCGAATTCTGGCAGCGTGAGTATTTTGACATACTGGTTGCAAGCGAACGGCAGTTGGAATTTTTTTTGCGGTATGTTCTAAATAATCCGGTCAAGGCAGGTCTATGTCGCGAGATTTTTCAATGGCCATGGACTGGTTGCTCTGAGGAAATGCAAGCGATTGCGCGAAGGTTCTTTTTGTAA
- a CDS encoding GMC family oxidoreductase, translated as MNVIKTKVCIIGSGIAGCLCAKFLARGIDDILIVERGARVTHDWRVKTRRHEQPIPTAEHNHIVKGKFKKNIQYVYAMGGTTNLWMGHSPRFLPGDFRVRTLYGITEDWLISYEELEHYYCLAEEEMAIAGADDNKRIPRSKSYPQLPHPFSPADLLVKRCFPEGDVVSLPQARPSSAIGNRPACCGSAVCDICPVDSKYTPMNAHIPELEKNPAIRFLSETVVLSLVSNGNRHVNRATAKAKDGSEIMIEAQTFVLAANAVENAAILLRSPTIKQNPYVGKYLFDHPVLSLTAQIKEDGFPNYGYSISTAFCYSFADGPFRSGRASSLALIRNSYPVSDFVRDVAMNHGLSGRDLHNKVLREFRNQISLTFMFEDVPNPDSFVRIGRNRSSLGLPQTEIYYNKYSSYVDRAHRDIAAGVEQFFAPLGPKGIVRHDPYFAGHLLGTCKIGKPENGVVDPNLRYHPYDNVFILGGSAFPTYSAANPTLTIAALAIRLGSYLSNG; from the coding sequence ATGAATGTCATTAAGACAAAAGTTTGCATCATTGGTTCGGGAATTGCAGGTTGCCTTTGTGCGAAGTTTCTTGCACGAGGAATTGACGACATACTGATTGTAGAGCGTGGAGCCCGCGTAACTCATGATTGGCGCGTGAAGACGCGCCGGCACGAACAACCGATTCCAACTGCCGAGCATAACCACATCGTAAAAGGAAAGTTCAAGAAAAACATTCAATATGTTTACGCCATGGGAGGCACCACCAATCTCTGGATGGGACATTCGCCCCGTTTTCTACCCGGCGATTTTCGCGTGAGAACTTTGTATGGCATTACGGAAGATTGGCTGATCAGCTACGAGGAACTGGAACATTACTACTGTTTGGCTGAGGAGGAGATGGCGATCGCCGGCGCAGATGATAACAAGAGAATCCCCCGTTCCAAATCCTACCCTCAATTGCCCCATCCATTTAGTCCGGCCGATCTCCTTGTAAAGAGATGTTTTCCTGAAGGAGATGTTGTTTCACTTCCTCAGGCTCGTCCTTCATCTGCGATCGGAAACCGCCCTGCTTGCTGCGGTTCTGCAGTTTGTGATATTTGTCCGGTCGATTCAAAGTACACTCCCATGAATGCACACATTCCTGAGTTGGAAAAAAACCCGGCAATCCGTTTTCTATCTGAAACTGTAGTCCTTTCTCTGGTGTCGAATGGGAATCGTCATGTAAACCGGGCAACGGCGAAAGCGAAAGATGGCTCGGAAATAATGATTGAGGCTCAAACTTTTGTTCTGGCGGCAAATGCGGTTGAGAATGCAGCCATTCTTTTACGCAGCCCAACGATTAAACAAAACCCGTACGTCGGCAAGTACCTTTTCGACCATCCGGTCTTATCGCTTACCGCCCAAATTAAGGAAGACGGATTCCCAAACTATGGTTACAGCATTTCTACTGCGTTCTGTTACTCTTTCGCTGATGGTCCGTTCCGGTCTGGTCGAGCCTCGTCACTGGCACTGATTCGGAACAGCTATCCCGTGAGCGATTTTGTAAGGGATGTCGCAATGAATCATGGCCTGAGTGGAAGAGATCTGCACAACAAAGTTCTTCGCGAATTTCGAAATCAGATCAGCCTCACCTTCATGTTCGAAGATGTTCCCAATCCCGATAGCTTTGTTCGAATTGGTAGAAACCGTAGTTCTCTGGGGCTTCCGCAAACGGAGATCTATTACAACAAGTATTCCTCCTATGTGGACCGGGCTCACAGAGACATTGCTGCGGGAGTGGAACAATTCTTTGCACCGTTGGGGCCCAAAGGAATTGTAAGACACGATCCGTATTTTGCCGGCCATCTTCTTGGGACTTGTAAAATCGGAAAGCCGGAGAATGGAGTTGTGGATCCCAATTTACGATATCATCCTTACGACAACGTTTTCATTCTTGGTGGCTCCGCATTTCCTACCTACTCTGCGGCGAATCCGACTCTGACCATTGCTGCACTTGCCATTCGGCTCGGATCGTATCTTAGCAATGGTTAG
- a CDS encoding glycosyltransferase family 4 protein — translation MKILLLHDNPPPGGGAEKQFLGLRNELRKRGHDARLFTSTASKKQSVSDYECFGTISSFRTLLQTYNRWAYQSLKKVLEDFRPDVVQANIYLTQLSPSILPLLQNIPSIYYAVWYRSICPIGTKMLPDNRTCFYPAGRICLRTGCLPLRDWIPLMYQMKMQRRWQGVFELVVAVSEAVRVRLVAEGVPATHVNWPGVAIQEKIPEKSPTPQVVFAGRLVKEKGCDILLRAFGIVRHKCMHAQLVIAGDGPERTRLERMKQELHLDSCVTFTGHISSEEVQQRFASARVQVIPSVWPEPLPIAAMEGMMNGSVVVASRIGGLPEIIQDGETGFLVEPGNPQDLAAAIQRAFDNLEIGQAAHEFALSHLTEEKSVNRFISLYEHVLQKPAG, via the coding sequence TTGAAAATCCTTTTACTGCACGACAATCCTCCGCCCGGTGGAGGAGCTGAAAAGCAATTTCTGGGATTAAGAAATGAACTTCGGAAAAGGGGGCATGACGCGCGTCTGTTTACAAGCACTGCGAGCAAGAAGCAGTCTGTTTCGGATTACGAATGCTTTGGGACGATTTCAAGCTTCCGCACGCTCCTTCAAACATACAATCGATGGGCCTATCAATCCTTAAAGAAGGTCTTGGAGGATTTTCGTCCGGATGTCGTTCAGGCGAATATTTATCTGACTCAGCTTTCTCCATCGATTCTTCCACTGCTGCAAAATATTCCTTCGATTTACTACGCTGTCTGGTATCGTTCGATTTGCCCAATTGGAACAAAGATGCTACCCGACAACCGTACGTGTTTTTATCCAGCTGGCCGAATCTGCCTTAGGACTGGCTGTCTACCGCTGCGTGACTGGATTCCGCTGATGTATCAAATGAAAATGCAACGCCGCTGGCAAGGAGTTTTCGAACTGGTTGTGGCGGTGAGCGAGGCTGTTCGTGTTCGGCTTGTGGCTGAAGGTGTGCCGGCCACGCATGTGAACTGGCCTGGAGTCGCGATTCAAGAGAAGATTCCGGAGAAGTCCCCAACTCCGCAGGTTGTTTTTGCCGGACGCCTGGTCAAGGAGAAAGGCTGCGACATTCTGCTGAGGGCTTTTGGAATCGTGAGACATAAGTGTATGCATGCTCAGCTTGTAATTGCAGGGGATGGTCCGGAACGTACGAGACTGGAACGCATGAAGCAGGAACTTCATCTGGATTCTTGCGTTACATTTACGGGCCACATCTCTTCTGAAGAAGTGCAGCAGCGTTTCGCATCGGCCCGGGTGCAAGTGATACCATCAGTGTGGCCGGAACCTCTACCAATCGCGGCGATGGAAGGGATGATGAATGGAAGCGTTGTTGTCGCTTCAAGGATCGGAGGCCTCCCGGAAATTATTCAGGATGGCGAAACAGGTTTTTTGGTTGAACCAGGCAATCCTCAGGATCTTGCCGCGGCAATACAAAGAGCATTCGACAATCTAGAAATCGGCCAGGCAGCACACGAATTTGCCCTGAGTCACCTCACTGAGGAAAAGTCCGTAAACAGATTCATATCTCTTTATGAACACGTTCTGCAGAAACCAGCCGGCTAA
- a CDS encoding alkaline phosphatase family protein: MSGKNVPLVILAIDAGDVRLIQHWVREGHLPTFSRFMQKGSWGTTVGSDLMIEHGIWVSILSGLSRDQTGYYDFRQLKPGTYQLELKTSKDAKANPFWFHLRGRDKKVAIIDAQEMYPILGLNGIQISNWSTHEPAFGPAAEPQGILSEVRKIFGPQIKTEINWYSTLDQDVVMYRKLIERVKRKGVLLRHLLKQDSFDLVVASFGESHTGGHQFWKYVPESGKASSVPDAEMMNSLRAIYQSIDQEIEELLAQFPSDTTVFLITSAGMENYYPTSGLVESFCRVLAYQPYPVPTSPSLHPMSILRRILPESLRIAISRHLPRETREQLVGQQFTTGTDWARTTAFAPPSFYSGWLRVNLKGREPMGVVTREKYDDLMEELQRELSKLIDPKTGLSPIDTVPSSLQLFGVSTPEILPDLFVKWKPHADLLKTVRHPKGELNQNPEPIRDSGHSDFGFIAAMGPNIRSAGNIGEVQILDLAPTFLTLMKEPIPPEMKGRPAEQLLAGL, translated from the coding sequence ATGAGCGGAAAAAATGTGCCGTTAGTCATCCTGGCGATTGATGCAGGGGATGTTCGGTTGATTCAACATTGGGTTAGAGAAGGCCATTTGCCGACTTTTTCCCGTTTCATGCAAAAGGGATCGTGGGGAACGACAGTCGGATCGGACTTGATGATCGAGCATGGCATCTGGGTATCGATACTTAGTGGCCTTTCCCGCGATCAAACCGGCTACTATGATTTCCGCCAATTGAAGCCGGGAACATACCAGTTGGAACTGAAAACATCGAAAGATGCAAAAGCAAATCCGTTCTGGTTTCATCTTCGCGGCCGCGATAAGAAAGTAGCAATCATTGATGCGCAGGAAATGTATCCGATTCTGGGATTGAATGGCATACAAATTTCCAACTGGTCAACTCATGAGCCGGCATTTGGTCCGGCTGCTGAGCCGCAAGGGATCCTGTCGGAAGTTCGCAAGATTTTCGGGCCTCAAATAAAGACAGAAATCAATTGGTACTCTACGTTGGATCAAGACGTAGTGATGTATCGCAAACTGATAGAGCGTGTGAAAAGAAAGGGAGTTCTGCTCCGACATTTGCTGAAACAGGACAGTTTTGATCTCGTTGTTGCATCTTTTGGGGAATCGCACACAGGCGGTCATCAATTTTGGAAATACGTTCCCGAATCCGGAAAGGCATCCAGTGTTCCTGATGCAGAAATGATGAATTCGTTACGGGCTATCTACCAGTCAATCGATCAGGAGATCGAAGAATTACTCGCGCAATTTCCTTCAGACACTACTGTGTTTCTCATTACATCCGCAGGCATGGAAAATTATTATCCGACCTCGGGACTCGTTGAATCTTTTTGCAGGGTGCTTGCCTACCAGCCTTATCCGGTTCCGACCTCCCCTTCTTTACATCCAATGTCGATACTGCGCCGAATATTACCCGAATCCTTGCGTATTGCGATCAGCCGTCATTTACCGCGTGAAACGAGAGAGCAACTGGTCGGACAACAATTTACAACCGGTACCGATTGGGCCAGGACGACCGCTTTTGCGCCACCTTCTTTTTACTCAGGCTGGCTAAGAGTCAATTTAAAGGGACGCGAACCGATGGGAGTCGTTACACGTGAGAAATATGACGATCTGATGGAGGAATTGCAAAGGGAGTTATCCAAATTGATTGATCCAAAGACCGGCCTGAGTCCCATTGATACTGTTCCTTCCTCTCTTCAGTTATTCGGCGTAAGTACGCCTGAGATTCTTCCAGATCTTTTTGTGAAGTGGAAGCCGCACGCAGATCTGTTGAAAACGGTCCGGCACCCTAAAGGAGAATTGAATCAAAATCCCGAGCCGATCCGTGACAGCGGGCATTCTGATTTTGGTTTCATTGCCGCGATGGGACCGAACATCCGCAGCGCGGGAAATATTGGCGAAGTTCAGATATTGGATCTAGCTCCTACCTTTCTTACACTCATGAAGGAGCCGATTCCGCCCGAAATGAAAGGCCGCCCAGCGGAACAGCTCCTCGCTGGCCTATGA
- a CDS encoding glycosyltransferase family 39 protein — MKSRAVLIYFHVFCAAFVYLYVRNKAALSDDTVFFGVGDGWAYQVLAVNIRYGRGYQDRGVEPFETYRFNERAKKRSDIDRYKPDGSRVTYYESFINRNPYTIDKPPGYPLFLAFVYRIFDVHPRMVKIFQVILLAMVAAVMPWIAAHYWGKWGIASGIASSFAFLHYFCPPPVNIQAESLSTFALTGWVVAFILWEKQPKLLRIFVLGTVSGVLLLIKGLNIFIPFFFILQLGIRKPRQRLLPVSVFFLAMACLILPWSVYASSKNGRLVLISTQGGPVLFEGNNEDSLKDGCRHTEWRRAKAGDHTYLYNRLKNTGYSPLKKVFIFYSQNINDLPKFFLYKLLQGFPVHKSIPFFLIMVGMFLYYLVRLFRSDGERVPIFPVIFFLNLLLITLIFFGEVRYSLPFLPFFVLPSVYFSFLLAKHFYSIRAHVK, encoded by the coding sequence ATGAAATCTCGGGCGGTCTTAATCTATTTCCACGTGTTTTGTGCCGCGTTTGTTTACTTGTATGTTAGAAACAAAGCCGCTTTAAGCGACGATACGGTATTTTTCGGCGTAGGCGATGGCTGGGCGTACCAGGTTCTTGCCGTCAATATTCGTTACGGTCGTGGTTATCAGGACCGCGGAGTCGAGCCATTTGAGACCTATCGGTTTAATGAGAGAGCAAAGAAACGTTCCGATATCGACCGTTATAAGCCGGATGGAAGTCGTGTCACTTACTATGAATCCTTCATCAATCGCAATCCTTATACGATTGATAAACCCCCGGGCTATCCTCTTTTCTTAGCATTTGTTTACAGGATCTTTGATGTACATCCTCGAATGGTAAAGATTTTCCAGGTGATATTGCTCGCTATGGTTGCCGCTGTAATGCCATGGATTGCCGCACATTATTGGGGAAAATGGGGAATTGCGAGCGGTATTGCTTCTTCTTTTGCCTTTCTGCACTATTTTTGTCCACCTCCGGTGAATATCCAGGCGGAAAGTCTCAGTACATTCGCATTGACCGGGTGGGTGGTGGCTTTTATTTTGTGGGAAAAGCAGCCGAAGCTTCTCAGGATTTTTGTTCTTGGTACGGTGTCGGGCGTCCTGCTTCTCATCAAAGGGTTAAATATTTTCATCCCCTTTTTCTTCATTCTGCAGCTCGGGATTCGAAAACCACGGCAACGATTGCTGCCGGTCTCGGTTTTCTTTTTGGCAATGGCTTGTCTCATTTTGCCTTGGAGCGTCTATGCGAGCTCGAAAAACGGACGTCTGGTTCTGATTTCAACTCAGGGAGGACCGGTTCTCTTTGAAGGAAATAACGAAGATTCTCTAAAAGACGGATGCAGGCATACCGAATGGAGAAGGGCGAAAGCAGGGGATCATACCTATTTGTACAACCGGTTAAAGAATACCGGTTACTCCCCGCTCAAGAAGGTTTTCATATTCTATTCTCAAAACATAAACGATCTTCCCAAATTTTTCTTGTACAAACTGTTACAAGGTTTTCCTGTGCATAAGAGCATCCCTTTTTTCCTCATCATGGTCGGTATGTTCTTATATTATCTTGTTCGTTTGTTCAGGAGTGATGGAGAAAGAGTTCCCATCTTTCCTGTTATTTTTTTTCTGAATCTTTTGCTGATCACCCTGATTTTCTTTGGTGAGGTCAGGTATAGTCTTCCATTCCTGCCGTTTTTTGTGTTGCCCTCCGTGTATTTTAGTTTCTTGCTTGCAAAACATTTTTACTCGATCCGGGCGCACGTAAAATGA